One segment of Aggregicoccus sp. 17bor-14 DNA contains the following:
- a CDS encoding HD family phosphohydrolase encodes MADPETSPPAPSPLDALARRFRVHAGWNRLLTQLLLLALVSAAAGFFISPGLYTQQIPALGPESLGRPFRASSPSGFKAGHDYEILHAGMTAQRRAEARASVHPVYDYSPSVAEDVRRAVQSAFAGARERLAVASVPGPAEAPVRKGARAREERLEPEALEALRAEFQAKLFGQAEGLEPDDFQALRAASFSPDVEAATLTLLERAYSQGPSAPTYVLGTRQELQREGPQGLTLRDLRQHTELSLPPQSPRLQDVAETYAELDRFASLPASLLPDAPAARRRAVLRLAKRLVRPNLTINLAETDARRRQAAAAVKDAVISIKKGQRVIGDGELINETHLVVLKGMRAQTDRVDLLQLQVGGTGLVAVIVAACYAFCTAAFRRFRPTRRDGLLLGGLLVGMLGVIQLWVSVADAVQDRYTQLPLEALYFAIPVAAGAMLVRFVLSEEHALLFALVLSCLVGVMLGNSLAFGIYTLVGSLVGAWRIPRAKDRVGIFRAGVATGVANLLCVLCLMLAEGKGLGAESLVTALFAFVGTTLAVPVLVMALTPLIEVTFGYASDLKLLELANLNHPALKELIVRAPGTYHHSIIIGTLVENAAEAIGANPLLARSCAYYHDIGKGRNPLYFGENQKGENRHDAMAPAMSAVIIKRHVTEGLEMARHYRLPKLVADAIPQHHGTRLVGYFFHKAQKEQEGKEGAPPLDESIYRYPGPKPQFREAALVMIADAVEASCRALPEPTPQRLHAQVQKIINVIFSEGQLDECDLTLKDLHLIQRSFLHTLEGIYHARPVYPAGAVAAGLKAPAVGVAETRSVGSTAAPTSSNDPRPRSSGS; translated from the coding sequence ATGGCCGACCCGGAAACGTCACCGCCAGCGCCCAGCCCCCTGGACGCCCTCGCTCGCCGCTTCCGGGTGCACGCGGGCTGGAACCGCCTCCTCACCCAGCTGCTGCTGCTGGCGCTCGTGTCCGCCGCGGCCGGCTTCTTCATCTCGCCGGGGCTCTACACGCAGCAGATCCCGGCGCTGGGCCCCGAGTCCCTCGGGCGCCCCTTCCGCGCCAGCTCCCCCTCGGGCTTCAAGGCGGGGCACGACTACGAGATCCTCCACGCGGGGATGACCGCCCAGCGCCGCGCCGAGGCGCGCGCCTCGGTGCACCCGGTCTACGACTACAGCCCCTCCGTCGCCGAGGACGTGCGGCGCGCCGTGCAGAGCGCCTTCGCCGGGGCGCGCGAGCGGCTCGCCGTGGCGAGCGTGCCCGGCCCCGCCGAGGCCCCCGTGCGCAAGGGTGCCCGCGCGCGCGAGGAGCGCCTGGAGCCCGAGGCGCTGGAGGCGCTGCGCGCGGAGTTCCAGGCGAAGCTCTTCGGCCAGGCGGAAGGGCTCGAGCCCGACGACTTCCAGGCGCTGCGCGCGGCGAGCTTCAGCCCGGACGTGGAGGCCGCCACGCTCACGCTGCTCGAGCGCGCCTACTCGCAGGGGCCCAGCGCCCCCACGTACGTGCTGGGCACGCGCCAGGAGCTGCAGCGCGAGGGGCCGCAGGGCCTCACGCTGCGCGACCTGCGCCAGCACACCGAGCTCTCGCTGCCCCCGCAGTCGCCGCGCCTGCAGGACGTGGCCGAGACCTACGCCGAGCTGGACCGCTTCGCCTCGCTGCCGGCGAGCCTCCTGCCGGACGCGCCGGCCGCCCGCCGCCGCGCGGTGCTCCGGCTCGCCAAGCGCCTCGTGCGCCCGAACCTCACCATCAACCTCGCCGAGACGGATGCGCGCAGGCGCCAGGCCGCGGCCGCCGTGAAGGACGCGGTCATCTCCATCAAGAAGGGCCAGCGCGTCATCGGGGACGGCGAGCTCATCAACGAGACGCACCTGGTGGTGCTCAAGGGGATGCGCGCGCAGACGGACCGCGTGGACCTGCTGCAGCTGCAGGTGGGCGGCACGGGCCTCGTCGCGGTGATCGTCGCCGCCTGCTACGCCTTCTGCACCGCCGCGTTCCGCCGCTTCCGGCCCACCCGCCGCGACGGGCTGCTGCTGGGCGGGTTGCTGGTGGGCATGCTCGGCGTCATCCAGCTCTGGGTGTCCGTGGCGGACGCCGTGCAGGACCGCTACACCCAGCTGCCGCTCGAGGCGCTCTACTTCGCCATCCCCGTGGCCGCGGGCGCGATGCTGGTGCGCTTCGTGCTCTCGGAGGAGCACGCGCTGCTCTTCGCGCTGGTGCTCTCCTGCCTCGTGGGCGTGATGCTGGGCAACTCGCTCGCCTTCGGCATCTACACGCTGGTGGGCTCGCTCGTGGGCGCCTGGCGCATCCCGCGCGCCAAGGACCGCGTGGGCATCTTCCGCGCCGGTGTGGCCACGGGCGTGGCGAACCTCCTGTGCGTGCTCTGCCTCATGCTCGCCGAGGGCAAGGGCCTGGGCGCCGAGAGCCTCGTCACCGCGCTCTTCGCCTTCGTGGGCACCACGCTCGCGGTGCCCGTGCTGGTGATGGCGCTCACGCCGCTCATCGAGGTGACCTTCGGCTACGCCTCGGACCTCAAGCTGCTGGAGCTCGCGAACCTCAACCACCCGGCGCTCAAGGAGCTCATCGTCCGCGCGCCCGGCACCTACCACCACTCCATCATCATCGGCACGCTGGTGGAGAACGCGGCGGAGGCGATCGGGGCGAACCCGCTGCTCGCGCGCTCGTGCGCCTACTACCACGACATCGGCAAGGGCCGGAACCCGCTCTACTTCGGCGAGAACCAGAAGGGCGAGAACCGGCACGACGCCATGGCCCCCGCCATGAGCGCGGTCATCATCAAGCGCCACGTCACCGAGGGCCTGGAAATGGCGCGCCACTACCGGCTGCCCAAGCTGGTGGCGGACGCCATCCCCCAGCACCACGGCACGCGGCTGGTGGGCTACTTCTTCCACAAGGCGCAGAAGGAGCAGGAGGGCAAGGAGGGCGCGCCCCCGCTCGACGAGAGCATCTACCGCTACCCGGGCCCCAAGCCGCAGTTCCGCGAGGCCGCGCTGGTGATGATCGCGGACGCGGTGGAGGCCTCCTGCCGCGCCCTGCCCGAGCCCACGCCCCAGCGCCTCCACGCGCAGGTGCAGAAGATCATCAACGTGATCTTCTCCGAGGGGCAGCTCGACGAGTGCGACCTCACGCTCAAGGACCTGCACCTCATCCAGCGCTCGTTCCTGCACACGCTGGAGGGCATCTACCACGCGCGCCCCGTGTACCCCGCGGGCGCGGTGGCCGCGGGCCTCAAGGCGCCGGCGGTCGGCGTGGCGGAAACCCGCAGCGTGGGCTCCACGGCGGCTCCCACTTCCAGCAACGACCCGCGCCCGCGCAGCTCCGGCAGCTAG
- the lptE gene encoding LPS assembly lipoprotein LptE, with the protein MVRARAAGWRRTFSGLGLGLGALLAAGGGSGCGYRFTARGGALPEGVKSVCAPLFVNHTAEPGLETLFTQSLREQLVRAGALAHGGCEARIEGEVQWIGSGPTIVTQAVLADDKVTVLQNPQLASYRASAGVVLRLKKDGRVLSETAVTGWEDFLPGGDVVEAETNRQAALRRLTETLMREGYDRLASSW; encoded by the coding sequence ATGGTGCGAGCGCGCGCGGCAGGCTGGAGGCGGACCTTCTCGGGGCTCGGGCTGGGCCTGGGTGCCCTGCTGGCCGCGGGGGGCGGCTCGGGCTGCGGCTACCGCTTCACGGCCCGCGGCGGCGCGCTGCCCGAGGGCGTGAAGTCCGTCTGCGCGCCCCTCTTCGTCAACCACACCGCCGAGCCCGGGTTGGAGACGCTCTTCACCCAGTCGCTGCGCGAGCAGCTCGTGCGCGCCGGCGCGCTCGCCCACGGCGGCTGCGAGGCGCGCATCGAGGGCGAGGTGCAGTGGATCGGCAGCGGCCCCACCATCGTCACGCAGGCGGTGCTCGCGGACGACAAGGTCACGGTGCTGCAGAACCCGCAGCTCGCCAGCTACCGCGCCTCGGCCGGCGTGGTACTGCGGCTGAAGAAGGATGGGCGGGTGCTCTCCGAGACCGCCGTCACCGGCTGGGAGGACTTCCTTCCCGGCGGCGACGTGGTCGAGGCTGAGACCAACCGGCAGGCCGCGCTGCGCCGCCTCACGGAGACGCTGATGCGCGAGGGCTACGACCGGCTGGCCAGCAGCTGGTAG
- the mazG gene encoding nucleoside triphosphate pyrophosphohydrolase: MSSPGTELERLIAIMARLRAPDGCPWDREQDLRSLRPYLVEECFEVVDEMDRAGYAGPWRALGEELGDLLFQIVFHAQLAAERGEFTMADVCRSISDKLERRHPHVFGEGAKGAPGAEQVLANWAKLKAEERKHKTGSEGSVLDGVPVAAPALLRAERLTEKASRIGFDWPDTAGVRAKLDEELRELDEAIASGDRDALEHELGDVLFSVANLARFIRTPAEDALRMAIGRFTTRFHHVEAGLRADGAAFGEATLEQMDRHWLAAKQVEKSLPPVRSQGRAALALVRLPVPALAPQRAFWDALAPLLGWSALPAPGGEARYGDAALAFAFFEGAAGAGAPALELHAPSKGAVEALRRALAERHPQALREGDAAAGRLSFVDPAGLSWRYGA, from the coding sequence ATGAGCTCCCCCGGAACCGAACTCGAGCGCCTCATCGCGATCATGGCGCGGCTGCGCGCACCGGATGGCTGCCCCTGGGACCGCGAGCAGGACCTGCGCTCGCTGCGGCCCTACCTGGTGGAGGAGTGCTTCGAGGTGGTGGACGAGATGGACCGCGCCGGCTACGCGGGTCCCTGGCGGGCGCTGGGCGAGGAGCTCGGAGACCTGCTCTTCCAGATCGTCTTCCACGCCCAGCTGGCGGCCGAGCGCGGCGAGTTCACCATGGCAGACGTGTGCCGCTCCATCAGCGACAAGCTCGAGCGCCGCCACCCGCACGTCTTCGGTGAAGGGGCCAAGGGCGCGCCGGGCGCCGAGCAGGTGCTGGCCAACTGGGCGAAGCTCAAGGCCGAGGAGCGCAAGCACAAGACGGGCAGCGAGGGCTCGGTGCTGGACGGGGTGCCCGTGGCGGCCCCCGCGCTGCTGCGCGCCGAGCGCCTCACCGAGAAGGCGAGCCGCATCGGCTTCGACTGGCCGGACACCGCCGGGGTGCGCGCGAAGCTGGACGAGGAGCTGCGCGAGCTGGACGAGGCGATCGCGAGCGGCGACCGCGACGCGCTGGAGCACGAGCTGGGGGACGTCCTCTTCTCGGTCGCGAACCTCGCCCGCTTCATCCGCACGCCCGCGGAGGATGCGCTGCGCATGGCCATCGGCCGCTTCACCACCCGCTTCCACCACGTGGAGGCCGGCCTGAGGGCGGACGGCGCGGCCTTCGGTGAGGCCACGCTGGAGCAGATGGATCGCCACTGGCTCGCGGCGAAGCAGGTGGAGAAGTCCCTGCCGCCGGTGCGCTCCCAGGGACGCGCGGCGCTCGCCCTGGTGCGGCTGCCCGTGCCCGCGCTCGCCCCCCAGCGCGCCTTCTGGGACGCGCTCGCCCCGCTGCTCGGCTGGAGTGCACTGCCCGCTCCCGGCGGCGAGGCGCGCTACGGCGACGCCGCGCTCGCCTTCGCCTTCTTCGAGGGCGCAGCAGGCGCCGGGGCGCCCGCGCTGGAGCTGCACGCCCCCTCGAAGGGCGCGGTGGAGGCGCTGCGGCGGGCGCTCGCGGAGCGCCACCCGCAGGCGCTGCGCGAGGGGGACGCCGCTGCGGGTCGGCTCTCCTTCGTGGACCCGGCGGGGCTCTCCTGGCGCTACGGCGCGTAG
- the prfB gene encoding peptide chain release factor 2 (programmed frameshift) — MANDTLQRIEALRERLDALRGYLDLDRKRSRIALIERESTLPNFWDDNTKAQALLKEKNGLEASVGAVERVQRGLDDAKVLFELGTEMGDEASLQEADASLAPVEADLGKLELARMLSGENDANSCFVEINAGAGGTDSMDWAAMLLRMYTRYCEARGWKVEINDFVAGEEAGVKNVSFTVTGEYAYGYLKAEVGVHRLVRISPFDANARRQTAFASVAVYPEIDDAIVIDIPEKDVRVDVYRASGAGGQKVNKTSSAVRLTHIPTGITVAMQNERSQHANRDMAWKILRSRLYEAEMRKREAERDAVEANKKDIAFGSQIRSYVLAPYRMVKDLRTGVETGNVDAVLDGELEDFITAMLLGVKNPNRSAAE, encoded by the exons ATGGCCAACGACACCCTTCAGCGAATCGAAGCCCTTCGGGAGCGGCTGGACGCGCTCCGGGGGTATCTT GACCTCGACCGCAAGCGCAGCCGCATCGCGCTGATCGAGCGCGAGTCCACGCTGCCCAACTTCTGGGACGACAACACCAAGGCGCAGGCGCTGCTCAAGGAGAAGAACGGCCTGGAGGCGAGCGTGGGTGCGGTGGAGCGCGTGCAGCGCGGCCTCGACGACGCGAAGGTGCTCTTCGAGCTGGGCACCGAGATGGGAGACGAGGCGAGCCTGCAGGAGGCCGACGCGAGCCTCGCACCCGTGGAGGCGGACCTCGGCAAGCTGGAGCTCGCCCGCATGCTCTCCGGCGAGAACGACGCGAACAGCTGCTTCGTGGAGATCAACGCCGGCGCCGGCGGCACCGACTCCATGGACTGGGCCGCCATGCTGCTGCGCATGTACACGCGCTACTGCGAGGCGCGCGGCTGGAAGGTGGAGATCAACGACTTCGTGGCGGGCGAGGAGGCGGGCGTGAAGAACGTCTCCTTCACCGTCACCGGCGAGTACGCCTACGGCTACCTCAAGGCCGAGGTGGGCGTGCACCGGCTCGTGCGCATCAGCCCCTTCGACGCGAACGCCCGCCGGCAGACCGCCTTCGCCTCCGTCGCCGTGTACCCCGAGATCGACGACGCCATCGTCATCGACATCCCGGAGAAGGACGTGCGCGTGGACGTGTACCGCGCGTCCGGGGCAGGCGGACAGAAGGTGAACAAGACCTCCAGCGCCGTGCGCCTCACGCACATTCCCACGGGCATCACCGTGGCCATGCAGAACGAGCGCAGCCAGCACGCCAACCGCGACATGGCGTGGAAGATCCTCCGCTCGCGCCTGTACGAGGCCGAGATGCGCAAGCGCGAGGCCGAGCGCGACGCGGTGGAGGCGAACAAGAAGGACATCGCCTTCGGCAGCCAGATCCGCAGCTACGTGCTCGCCCCCTACCGCATGGTGAAGGACCTGCGCACCGGAGTGGAAACGGGCAACGTGGACGCCGTGCTCGACGGCGAGCTGGAGGACTTCATCACCGCGATGCTGCTGGGCGTGAAGAACCCCAACCGCAGCGCTGCGGAATAG
- a CDS encoding DUF4105 domain-containing protein, whose translation MLRATLLPLALLLALAAAPARAQEDDGVPLPPWATGQSRPEDLTISLVTFGPGDDIPSWFGHGSLVVTDRRLNQERLYNYGMFTFDGRMLARFLMGRLEFWVGEASALGTYRLYRMLDRDVRIQELNLPPEKRLVLARALAQNVLPQNREYLYHHYNDNCSTRLRDGIDLATGGLFHQAQSAPARLTLRGHTRRYTAVFAPMSLLLDFWMNDEIDQPITRWEEAFLPDELEKQVEAFRYPDGSPLVARDVRFHTSKHHGPTPEEPPAYGPWVLALGVALGLVALGLAQRARAGARWARVSLGLQQALLGFVLGLPGLLLMLMWLFTEHTVTHRNENLLLANPLTLLALPLGISLARGKNPRTWARLRAVWAALAVTGVLGLVLKVLPRFDQDNWRLIALILPISLGCAAGFLLFAPARRSAAEAEPLAPSAPRAS comes from the coding sequence ATGCTGCGCGCAACCCTCCTGCCTCTCGCCCTGCTGCTCGCCCTCGCCGCGGCCCCTGCCCGCGCGCAGGAGGACGACGGCGTCCCCTTGCCGCCCTGGGCCACCGGGCAGAGCCGCCCCGAGGACCTCACCATCTCGCTCGTCACCTTCGGGCCGGGTGACGACATCCCCTCGTGGTTCGGCCACGGCTCGCTCGTGGTGACGGACCGCCGGCTGAACCAGGAGCGCCTGTACAACTACGGGATGTTCACCTTCGACGGCCGCATGCTCGCCCGCTTCCTCATGGGCCGGCTCGAGTTCTGGGTCGGCGAGGCGAGCGCCCTGGGCACCTACCGGCTCTACCGGATGCTCGACCGCGACGTGCGCATCCAGGAGCTGAACCTGCCTCCGGAAAAGCGGCTGGTGCTCGCGCGCGCGCTCGCGCAGAACGTGCTGCCGCAGAACCGCGAGTACCTGTACCACCACTACAACGACAACTGCTCCACGCGGCTGCGCGACGGCATCGACCTCGCCACGGGCGGGCTCTTCCACCAGGCGCAGTCGGCCCCCGCGCGCCTCACGCTGCGCGGCCACACCCGGCGCTACACCGCGGTGTTCGCACCGATGAGCCTGCTGCTCGACTTCTGGATGAACGACGAGATCGACCAGCCCATCACCCGCTGGGAGGAGGCCTTCCTCCCGGACGAGCTGGAGAAGCAGGTCGAGGCCTTCCGCTACCCGGACGGCAGCCCCCTCGTCGCGCGCGACGTGCGCTTCCATACGTCCAAGCACCACGGCCCCACGCCCGAGGAGCCCCCTGCCTACGGCCCCTGGGTGCTCGCGCTCGGGGTGGCGCTGGGCCTCGTGGCGCTGGGCCTCGCGCAGCGCGCGCGCGCCGGAGCGCGCTGGGCACGCGTGAGCCTGGGGCTGCAGCAGGCGCTGCTCGGCTTCGTGCTCGGGCTGCCCGGGCTGCTCCTGATGCTGATGTGGCTCTTCACCGAGCACACGGTCACGCACCGCAACGAGAACCTGCTGCTGGCCAATCCCCTCACGCTGCTCGCGCTGCCGCTGGGCATCTCGCTCGCGCGCGGGAAGAACCCGCGCACCTGGGCGCGGCTGCGCGCGGTGTGGGCGGCGCTCGCGGTGACGGGCGTGCTGGGGCTCGTGCTCAAGGTGCTGCCCCGCTTCGACCAGGACAACTGGCGCCTCATCGCCCTCATCCTGCCCATCTCGCTGGGCTGCGCCGCGGGCTTCCTCCTCTTCGCCCCGGCGCGCCGCAGCGCCGCCGAGGCCGAGCCGCTCGCGCCCTCTGCGCCGCGCGCCTCCTGA
- the ybeY gene encoding rRNA maturation RNase YbeY, producing MRLRKGKIIPRDDGKRIEEFVGQATTATSSVSVARMNAPPGWAEPAQTPEFDEVVMVLEGELTLVIEGKRERIGAGEVGLVPRGKRVVYRNDAGVACDYFSVCAPAFLPQLAHMEAPEEEPEPKPAPRAKAARRKDPGANHVTVQVAHAQGERYAEPLEALARQYLDRLELQDCELSLSLVGDRAIRRLNRTWRKKDKATDVLSFPAGEAPKGVPGPRLLGDVVISIDTARRNAKEYERSLDVEMARYLAHGILHLLGHDHEKPAEARRMASLEERLLGGRGMVADGVPLKQRRARLV from the coding sequence GTGAGACTGCGCAAGGGCAAGATCATCCCGCGTGACGATGGCAAGCGCATCGAGGAGTTCGTGGGCCAGGCCACCACCGCCACCTCCAGCGTGTCCGTCGCGCGCATGAACGCGCCGCCCGGCTGGGCCGAGCCCGCGCAGACGCCCGAGTTCGACGAGGTGGTGATGGTGCTCGAGGGCGAGCTCACCCTCGTCATCGAGGGCAAGCGCGAGCGCATCGGGGCAGGGGAGGTGGGGCTGGTGCCGCGCGGCAAGCGCGTCGTGTACCGCAATGACGCCGGCGTGGCCTGCGACTACTTCTCCGTCTGCGCCCCGGCCTTCCTCCCGCAGCTCGCGCACATGGAGGCTCCGGAGGAGGAGCCCGAGCCGAAGCCCGCGCCTCGCGCAAAGGCCGCGCGCAGGAAGGACCCGGGCGCCAATCACGTCACCGTGCAGGTGGCGCACGCGCAGGGCGAGCGCTACGCGGAGCCGCTGGAGGCGCTCGCGCGCCAGTACCTGGACCGGCTCGAGCTGCAGGACTGCGAGCTCTCGCTCTCGCTGGTGGGCGACCGCGCCATCCGCCGCCTCAACCGCACCTGGCGCAAGAAGGACAAGGCCACGGACGTGCTCAGCTTCCCCGCGGGGGAGGCGCCCAAGGGCGTGCCGGGCCCGCGCCTGCTGGGGGACGTGGTCATCTCCATCGACACTGCGCGCCGCAACGCGAAGGAGTACGAGCGCTCGCTGGACGTGGAGATGGCGCGCTACCTCGCGCACGGCATCCTGCACCTGCTCGGGCACGACCACGAGAAGCCGGCCGAGGCGCGGCGCATGGCCTCGCTCGAGGAGCGGCTGCTCGGCGGGCGGGGCATGGTGGCGGACGGCGTGCCCCTGAAGCAGCGGCGGGCCCGGCTCGTCTGA
- a CDS encoding DUF4388 domain-containing protein: protein MALQGTLKDFGIADILQLIGQQQKTGTLVLRAKEQEVQVTFRDGSIVRAESTTRRKKDLIGNMLVRAELITEAQLEQALETQRRTLMRLGDVLVSERALSTERFRQMMQLQATETLYRLFTWKNGTYAFAPEEGVAAEPDSESITPLRAESVLMEGFRMVDEWPVIRRTIPHDGLTFELAQPLPAPTARGAGAGAGDGDGEEGGSELRTVGESERRVFALVRPGRTVRKLVDLACLGEFETCKALCNLVSLGHLRARAPTVRLPAVGGAGALRQLRAAAGMLGRLAVSVAVVGTLALVVSRVHGEGAGLAPPAARSFADPAAQRLVSRAQRARIEAALEVFRLERGGLPEALPALVEAGLLSESDLRYPWQEPYHYRRLAGREYVLLPPLR, encoded by the coding sequence ATGGCGCTGCAAGGCACGCTGAAGGACTTCGGCATCGCGGACATCCTGCAGCTGATCGGCCAGCAGCAGAAGACCGGCACGCTGGTGCTGCGCGCGAAGGAGCAGGAGGTGCAGGTCACCTTCCGCGACGGCAGCATCGTGCGCGCGGAGAGCACCACCCGGCGCAAGAAGGATCTCATCGGCAACATGCTGGTGCGCGCCGAGCTCATCACCGAGGCCCAGCTGGAGCAGGCGCTGGAGACGCAGCGGCGCACCCTGATGCGCCTCGGCGACGTGCTCGTCTCCGAGCGGGCGCTCTCCACCGAGCGCTTCCGCCAGATGATGCAGCTGCAGGCCACCGAGACGCTCTACCGCCTCTTCACCTGGAAGAACGGCACCTACGCCTTCGCGCCCGAGGAGGGCGTCGCGGCCGAGCCCGACAGCGAGTCCATCACTCCCTTGCGCGCCGAGAGCGTGCTGATGGAGGGCTTCCGGATGGTGGACGAGTGGCCGGTCATCCGGCGCACCATCCCCCACGACGGCCTCACCTTCGAGCTGGCCCAGCCCCTGCCCGCGCCCACGGCGCGCGGAGCCGGAGCCGGAGCCGGAGACGGGGACGGCGAGGAGGGCGGCAGCGAGCTGCGCACGGTGGGCGAGAGCGAGCGGCGCGTCTTCGCCCTCGTGCGGCCCGGACGCACCGTGCGCAAGCTGGTGGACCTCGCCTGCCTCGGAGAGTTCGAGACCTGCAAGGCGCTCTGCAACCTGGTCAGCCTCGGCCACCTGCGCGCCCGCGCGCCGACGGTGCGGCTCCCCGCGGTGGGCGGCGCCGGGGCGCTGCGCCAGCTGCGCGCGGCCGCCGGGATGCTCGGCCGGCTCGCGGTGAGCGTGGCCGTGGTCGGCACCCTCGCGCTCGTCGTCTCGCGCGTGCACGGTGAGGGGGCAGGGCTCGCGCCCCCGGCCGCCCGCTCGTTCGCCGACCCGGCGGCCCAGCGCCTGGTCTCCCGCGCCCAGCGCGCCCGCATCGAGGCGGCGCTGGAGGTCTTCCGGCTCGAGAGGGGCGGGCTGCCCGAGGCGCTGCCCGCGCTGGTGGAGGCGGGGCTGCTCTCCGAGTCGGACCTGCGCTACCCCTGGCAGGAGCCGTACCATTACCGACGCCTGGCTGGTCGGGAGTACGTCTTGCTTCCTCCCTTGCGTTAG
- the rpsT gene encoding 30S ribosomal protein S20: MANTKSAEKRNRQALKRRARNTTVRTTVKTAVKQAREAVAAKDPQKLAEAVAAATKQLGKAASKGVMHKRTVSRRISRLAKAANAAKAAK, from the coding sequence TTGGCCAACACCAAGTCCGCAGAGAAGCGCAACCGTCAGGCCCTCAAGCGCCGCGCGCGCAACACCACCGTGCGCACCACCGTGAAGACCGCCGTCAAGCAGGCGCGCGAGGCGGTGGCGGCCAAGGATCCCCAGAAGCTCGCCGAGGCGGTGGCCGCGGCCACGAAGCAGCTGGGCAAGGCCGCGTCCAAGGGCGTGATGCACAAGCGCACCGTGTCGCGCCGCATCTCGCGCCTGGCCAAGGCGGCGAACGCGGCCAAGGCCGCGAAGTAG
- a CDS encoding PhoH family protein: protein MPTTTATLEAPPTPTSAKVDVRDNATTLALCGNQNENIKLIERRLGVRVGQRGTELLLSGPPDAVAFSVRLVENLEEMIRAGRPLYREDVEQAIKVLGRGAESLQDVMTTPVLKSHGNRSIAPKSIAQKRYVDAIRAHDIVFGIGPAGTGKTYLAMAMAVAFLQERKVKRIILARPAVEAGEKLGFLPGDLAEKVNPYLRPLYDALNDMMAAERAASLIEQGVVEVAPLAFMRGRTLNDAFVILDEAQNTTVEQMKMFLTRIGYNSKAVVTGDVTQVDLPTGKASGLRHAQRILRNIEGIGFSEFSDVDVVRHPLVQEVIKAYERADAAREQAEAAAAPAAAAPAAEV, encoded by the coding sequence TTGCCAACCACGACTGCCACGCTGGAAGCGCCCCCCACGCCCACCTCTGCGAAGGTGGATGTCCGCGACAACGCGACCACGCTCGCCCTCTGCGGAAACCAGAACGAGAACATCAAGCTGATCGAGCGCAGGCTCGGGGTGCGCGTGGGCCAGCGCGGCACCGAGCTGCTGCTGAGCGGCCCCCCGGATGCGGTCGCCTTCTCGGTGCGCCTCGTGGAGAACCTCGAGGAGATGATCCGCGCGGGACGCCCGCTGTACCGCGAGGACGTGGAGCAGGCCATCAAGGTCCTCGGGCGCGGCGCCGAGTCGCTGCAGGACGTGATGACCACGCCCGTGCTCAAGAGCCACGGCAACCGCTCCATCGCGCCCAAGAGCATCGCGCAGAAGCGCTACGTGGACGCCATCCGCGCCCACGACATCGTCTTCGGCATCGGCCCCGCGGGCACCGGCAAGACCTACCTGGCCATGGCCATGGCGGTCGCCTTCCTGCAGGAGCGCAAGGTCAAGCGCATCATCCTCGCGCGCCCCGCGGTGGAGGCGGGCGAGAAGCTCGGCTTCCTCCCCGGTGATCTCGCGGAGAAGGTGAACCCCTACCTGCGCCCGCTCTACGACGCGCTCAACGACATGATGGCGGCCGAGCGCGCCGCGAGCCTCATCGAGCAGGGGGTGGTCGAGGTCGCGCCGCTCGCCTTCATGCGCGGCCGCACGCTCAACGACGCCTTCGTCATCCTCGACGAGGCGCAGAACACCACCGTCGAGCAGATGAAGATGTTCCTCACGCGCATCGGCTACAACAGCAAGGCGGTGGTCACGGGCGACGTGACCCAGGTGGACCTGCCCACCGGCAAGGCCTCCGGCCTGCGCCACGCGCAGCGCATCCTGCGCAACATCGAGGGCATCGGCTTCAGCGAGTTCTCGGACGTGGACGTCGTGCGCCACCCGCTCGTGCAGGAGGTCATCAAGGCCTACGAGCGCGCGGATGCCGCGCGCGAGCAGGCCGAGGCGGCCGCTGCCCCCGCCGCTGCCGCCCCCGCAGCGGAGGTCTGA